From Calditrichota bacterium, a single genomic window includes:
- a CDS encoding NADP oxidoreductase, producing MTIGVLGTGMVGIAIATKLVERGHKVVLGARSTSNPKAVEWASSVGPKGIAGSFRDAASLGEVIFNCIHGAGVLDSLHLVSAEALGAKLLIDVSNPLDFSQGMPPSLLHKGDHSLAEAIQEAFPYVKVVKALNTITAGVMVEPGHIPGDHDLFICGNDSDAKAQVSNHLQNWFGWKSIIDLGSLIAARGMEAYVLFWVQVMLAKGNPNFNIKVVS from the coding sequence ATGACTATTGGAGTCCTTGGAACCGGGATGGTCGGCATCGCGATCGCCACCAAACTGGTCGAACGTGGCCATAAGGTCGTCCTCGGAGCGCGGTCAACCTCGAACCCAAAGGCCGTAGAGTGGGCATCGTCCGTCGGCCCCAAAGGCATCGCCGGGTCGTTCAGGGATGCGGCATCCCTCGGCGAGGTCATCTTCAACTGTATTCACGGTGCCGGAGTCCTCGATTCGCTGCACTTGGTCAGTGCGGAAGCACTCGGCGCCAAGTTGCTCATCGACGTATCCAACCCTTTGGACTTCTCACAGGGGATGCCGCCATCGCTACTGCATAAGGGCGATCACTCGCTGGCCGAGGCAATTCAGGAGGCCTTTCCATATGTCAAGGTCGTTAAGGCACTCAACACTATCACCGCAGGTGTGATGGTCGAACCAGGCCATATCCCCGGCGACCACGACCTCTTTATATGCGGCAACGACTCAGATGCCAAGGCTCAAGTATCGAATCATCTCCAAAACTGGTTCGGCTGGAAGTCGATCATCGACCTTGGCAGCCTCATTGCAGCCCGCGGTATGGAAGCCTACGTTCTCTTTTGGGTCCAGGTAATGCTTGCCAAGGGGAATCCAAATTTCAACATCAAGGTGGTGAGTTAG